TTTGACAGAGCAGGCCCTAAAGGAGCCTCTGCCTGAGACAAATTCTGTAGATGGACGAGAGAAGACTCTGACTATTGTCCAAAAAGATTCCTCTGAACTTCCAACCACTAAACCTAATTCAATGGATAATTCCACTCTGGGATACCTCACTGCACCGAATTCTTCCTCATTAAACTTCCACCGCATCTCTAAGAACCCAGAGGGGCAGACCACTGAACAGGAGCAAGACACAGATGTGAAAATATGTGAAGATGGTAAAGACCATGTGCAGAGCACAGCTTTAGTAGAAAATCTAATTGCAGTAAAAGCGGCAGCTGAAAATAATGAGGAGAGCAACAGCTGTATTGTTTCTCAAAGAAATTCATTCAAAGCTTTATCAGAAGAGGCTTGGGACTCAGGGTTTATGGGAAATTCACCTAGAACTGCTGACAAAGAGAATGCTTTACAGTGTAGCTCAAAAACACCTTTACGCCAGGACTTAGAGGCATGTGAACAAGATTCAAGGCCAAAGCAAGAGAACCATCTTCACTCcctaggaagaaataaaatgggtTACCATTTACAACCCAGTGATAAGAGCCAGTTTGATCATTCCAAAGATGGTTGGTTAGCCCCCAGCCCCATGCCACCTGTACACAAAGCATCGAATGGACACTCACGAACCAAGATGATACCCACCTCCATTAAGACAGCTCGGAAAAGTAAAAGAGCATCAGGGTTGAGGATAAATGATTATGATAACCAGTGTGATGTCGTTTATATCAGCCAGCCAATAACAGAATGCCACTTTGAGAATCAAAGATCGATATTATCTTCTCGGAAAACAGCCAGGAAGAGTACTCGAGGATACTTTTTCAATGGCGATTGTTGTGAGCTGCCAACCGTTCGCACGCTGGCCAAGAATTTGCACTCCCAAGAAAAAGCAAGCTGCTCAACTGTGGCATCAGAGGCAGTGGTCACTCCCAAGCAGACCCTTGTCACGTCAGCACCTCAACCCACAGTAGAAGTAGAGCATCCCAGAGAAGACAAGCCTGAAGAACCTAGTAAAGAAACAACCCCTCTCACGGAAGGAGACAGAGATGCATCACCTGAAAAGGAATCTCAAGAGCCAGAGGTTTGCCTCGTGATGAATAACGTAAACCCAAGTGGCTCCCCCACATCAAAAGAAACGGCAGCCTCCAGCCCAGTGTGGCCCCTCCCTGCTCATCTTCCTGAAGAGAACCCACCAGAAGGCAGCTCCATGGTCTCAGCTCCCACAGGAAGTGAGATGTCTTCCCCTGAACGAGACCAGCAGCCAGCTGAAGTGCTGAGTACAGAGGAGACGAGTGTACCCCAAGTCTGCCCCCTACTTCCCTCCGCAGAGAGCATTTCTGAGGGAGGCAGTGACGATGTTGCCCCCAGGCCTGCTTCGCCTCCTGAAacagcagagaaagaggaaagccCTCTGTGTTCAGAAAGTCAAAGTCCCTCCGCGGGCTTGGATCCTCCCATGAGCCCAGGAAAGGCCGAGGAAGAGCCAAGTGTCGCTACTGAGGCTGAGACCGAAGATGCTCAGGAGCTAGATACCGACCCACTCTCGAAGGAAAGCAGCACTTTGACAAATGAAAACCCCAGTGAGATTGAGGAAAGTGAGGCAGCAGGTGGTACAGAAAAACTAGAGGGAGAGGACGGTGATGTAAAACATCCTTCAGAAAAAGATGCATGCGATCAAAACACCGAGTCACCTGAAGAGAATCTGGACAAGAagaaaaaaggtagaaaattCCTGGAGGCCTCCGATAGGTGTCTGCGAAGTCAACTTGCAGATTCTTCCTCTGCCGAGAGGTGCCTAAAAAATCAAAGTTCAGATTCTTCCTCTCTTAGTGCTGACGTCAAGGTTTCTAAGAGTTCTGGTGCAAAACGCTCTAAAAAAGAAGGGTACCCTGTTGGGACAACACCCGAGAGCTTCCCTACTGAAGGCTGCCATACAAAAGCTCCAGAAGACACTGAAAACCCAGTTGTCAACGAAAAGACCCCTGAGAAAGACGCTGAGCAGGAGGTTGAAGCGGGTGGGGTGATCACCAGGCAGACTTTGAAAAACATGCTGGTGAAAGAAGTCAAGGGGGAAGAAGGAAGTCTTTTCCCCAGCAGTGATCCCTTAGCCACAGTTGGCCACCCCCTGCCTGGAGAGAAACTGGAAATCTATGTTCAGTCTAAATTAGGTGAGAACAGTACTCAAGAGCTCTCTGAAAGCATTCCTTGTACTTTCCCAGAACAATCACAGGGGAAGCCAGGACCTGTTCCTGCAAAGGAGACGGAGGAGGCTGTGAATGAAACAGACAGTGCCGACAGCCAGCATAAAGATGGCGATAGTGATGATGTGCCGTCTAGCACGCTGGGATCATCAAGTAGTGGAAATGCTGACACTGCAGTGCCCCCAAAATGGGCCCCGAGGCTTACAAGACTGACCTCCTCCACCTACAATCTAAGACACACTCATTCTTTGGACTCTTTGGATACTATAAAAGTGACTTCCGAAAAGGAAGCAGCACAAGGAAGcccaatcccaaaggaaaaggCAGCTTCCGAGAGTGGAGATCCCATAGATGAAGGTGATGTGGACACCGTGGTGGACGAGCAGCCCAAGTTTGTGGAATGGTGTGCTGAGGAGGAGAACCAGGAGCTCATTGCCAACTTCAATGCCCAGTACATGAAAGTTCAGAAGGGCTGGATCCAGCTGGAGAAAGAAGCCCAGCCAACACCAAGGGCAAGGAACAAGTCTGATAAGCTGAAGGAGATTTGGAAAAGCAAGAAAAGGTCACGGAAATGTCGGGGTTCACTGGAGGTTCAGAAGTTTTCTCCTGTTCAGATGCTGTTTATGACAAACTTTAAATTGTCTAATGTTTGTAAGTGGTTCTTAGAGACAACTGAAACCCGGTCTCTCGTCATTGTGAAGAAGGTCAATACTCGTCTTCCAGGTGACATCCCACCCGTCAAGCACCCTCTTCAGAAGTACCCTCCTTCCAGCCTGTACCCCAGTTCACTACAGGCCGAACGCTTGAAAAAACACTTGAAGAAATTTCCCGGAGCTACTCCTGCCAAGAACAATTGGAAAACACAGAAGCTCTGGGCTAAATTTCGAGAGAATCCTGACCAAGTGGAGCCAGAGGATGGCAGTGACGTGAGCCTCAGCTCCAGTCCTGAAGAGAGTGTAGAGGAGGCCAAGGAAGGTAGAAGCAGCCATCCTCCCACCAGCTCACCAACCCCAGCCAGTACCCGCATCCTTAGGAAGTACTCCAACATTCGAGGAAAGCTCAGAGCCCAGCAGCGTTTGATCAGGAACGAGAAAGTCGAAAGCCCAGTTGGTCCGGCTGTGGAAAGCAAACAGAGTTGCAAGAGTGTGTGCATCAACCCTCTGATGTCCCCCAAGCTCGCCCTGCAAGTCGGTGCAGATGGGTTTCCCATTAAGCCCAAGAGCCCTGATGCAACGAAGGCAAGGAAAGGGAAGCAGGTGCCTGAGGTCTTGCCAAAAGCCGAGGTTCAGAATAAACGCAGGAGGACAGAAGGCGGCAGCACTCAGGACAGGAAGGACAAAGGGCCTGCAATGAAGGCCAGCAAAGAAAGGCATGTTGATGGGTCCACCAGAATCTCCGCTGCCAAGAAGCCAGCCGCAAGGGACAGAAGCAGCCAGCTGCCCAAAAAGACATCTTCAAAAGAGAATAAAGTGAAGATCCCTAAAAAATCACCTGGAAAGAGCTGCCCGCcctccaggaaagaaaaagagaatgcaaACAAAAGACCTACCCAGCCCTCTGCCTCAGATCCAGTGACAAAATCGGCAAAGCAAAAAGGGGCAGGTGAGTCCTCTTCCAGGCCACAGAAAGCCACAAATAGAAAACAGAGCAGTGGAAAGACTCGGGCCAGACCCTCAACAAAAACCCCAGAGAACAGTGCGGCCCAGAGAAAGCGAAAGCTGAAGGCAAAGCTGGACTCTTCCCACAGCAAACGAAGGCGGTTGGATGCAAAGTGATTCGCAGGGCAGTAGCCCAGAGTTAAAACTGTTCTATTAGAAGTAACCCTTTATTTTGCATTAACTAAATCTGCTTTTATAAGCTTATCAAGCCTTTCAAATCTGCAGTTAATGGAGAACACCACAATTTAAGATGTCAGAAAGTGCGTCTCAGATGGAGAAGGGAACTTGCAGAGTCTTTCTCTGAGGTTGAGTAAGGGaagttatatattatattctgGTTGTTCCTTGGGTTTTAAACTTGGAACCAagcagttttagtttttaaaagtacagtgccttatttatcctttttgtttttaaatttacaaaagcTAAAAAGCTGATCTATGTGATTAAAGGCTTGTATTTTATACTTGACGCACAAGCACTTGTACTGTAGCCAAGAAGACCACCATCATGCACATAAACGTAGCTTTTCCGCAGCCACCCTGCAGTGTCAGTACACGAACAGATGCTCCTCTTTGCAAACCCCCGCAGTGAGCTTCCCTCTGTCTTGTTTGTCTAAACGATATTTGAAAGCTGAACCAAATCATTTTTACAGTATGTGGAGAATGCAGAGggaatttataattattataaaagatTAACACTTCTGTtacccctttttaaaaattcgtATTCGTTGTTGGTCACTCATCTCTGATCTTTTGTCATTTCAGGAAATAGATTCTAAATTCTGTGCCCGTGGGACAAAAGGTTGTCACAAGGTGTTAATGTTGATATATGAGGTCTGAAAATGACTCACATCCCCCAAACTATTTGCATTACTGATTCTTCCCATCCTTTTCATTTTTGATCTTGCACGCTTGCTAGCACACTAATGAGGTTTTCATCCtactttgggagaaaaaaaaaaaaagctaatgtcTTTTTGCTGTAATTTGACAATTGGGGTAAGAGTGACcattctaattatttttcttgtcttgagTACTTCTGTATTCAAAGAAAGCCAAAATGTTGTTTTCAGTAATAGGAAACtttaaaagagtgtgtgtgtgtttgggggtatTTGCATGTGGTTATAAAGCCACAAATGCCTCCCATTCCCCCAGTTAAATTCTTCTCCTTGCAGTGTGATAGGCTGTTCATGAGCTGAGTAATTAGCATAGGCCAGATGGCTTAAATGTAGCCTAGGGTCTCTATGAGCATCCCCCAAATCACTATGGCACCAGACTCAGAATTATAAAAAGGTCAGAGCAGCCTTTCAGTTGGAGAAAGTAGCACCAACATCTCATTGTGTGCCCACACACACCCCAGTACCAGGAGCTGATGCTCAGCTGGTATTCCAGTGTGAAATGTATATGTTTTGAATAGATGCCCTTTCTGATGGATTAACATCATACTAGTAGTTAATGCTTATAGAATCACAATGGCCTCTATCACGTCGGGCTCTGTTCCATGGCTCAAAAGCGAGAGCTGCAATATTTGTAACTGATGTTGTTTGAGACCTGAAATGAGTGTATTGGCTTTACCTTGGTGCCTATAACATTGCTCCATTATAACACAGTGTGTACTCGGCATCTCCATTGGGCCGCTCTGCCAATAAGTCTTGGTCGCTAAAGCTTCAGCCAGCTTCTCTGACATGCTCTGTCCCCAAAATAGGCTCGTATGGACAGCTGCTATTCCGTCctttttattaaaagattttCCATCCCTATTGCTTGAAATCTGTTTGGATAAACCCAGATGTACCTGTTTTCATGCATTAGTTCATTCAGATCATGATAAAACAAGTTTTCTCCCCATTCTGTTAAAATTTTGCTGTATATAATGAAAACTTCTGGGATAGGATTAGAAAGCAGTGTTTGATTCATGGGAAACTGAGCACGGTGTTGATTTTTGCAGATAGTGAAGCTTACTATCTTCAAATAAGCCTTTTTTTTGGCCCCCCTAGTATCTCCTCTATCCCatgagtctttttttcttttttgtatctttGACCTTGGCCATTCCAGAGCTACCTATATTAATGAAACTgctgagagtgtgtgtgttggcAACCTTCCTCAGCATTAAGTTGCACAGAAGCATTAACGTGTTTTAAGTAGGTTCATTTAATCTATGTAAGTGgttttaaagtttcttaaaaaatcttttcatagAGTTGTCACTGGATACTGTTTTTGTGGTGACTTTAACAGTGGAGGTTTGCCCACATCAGGTGTGCTGACCCCTGTACGTACGTTCAAGGTGCCCCTTAGCTGCATACAGACGACCTTGTAAGGGTGCTTGGGTTAGGTTAGGGAGAGATGCCAGGCTGGAGGTAGGTGGCACTTTTCCAGTTGCAGGTTATAATCCATTCcattccttttctcatttctttttcatttttaaaagcttatcaCTTCAAGATCATAGCCTTCTCTCCCATTCTAGACAGCATTGGAGAAAAGATATCAATGtgcatctatttattttatatacctaCCAATGCAATGGCTCATCTTTAAAATCAACTTACACTTTATAACAGACTACATTTAAGTAGACTGGGATTCTACATAAGTAAGACACTTAAAAGTTTAGAATTATATTTGTTGAATCTCACTTTTGCTGATTCAGTTAACTTTACtaatagaagaaaggaaaaaagtagacTTGAGGTCCAACTCTGGAAGGCCCATTTACACTTGCAGCAGATGCTGGCAAGCCTGTCTCTCAGACTTTTCCAAGCCTAGACTTGGTTCTGACTCAAGACTCCCCTTGATCTCCCCTCCTTGCCAGACCTCCTTCCTGTAGCCATCGTCCCAGTGTGGCTTGCACCGGATGCAAAGGCAGTCTGTCCCACCTTCTGGATTCCAAATTTAAAAGGAATTCAGCTCCTGGGCCTGTACTCAGAGAAGTGACTTTTGGAGCTGACGTTAATGACCAGAGAACATCAGTATTCCCTCTGAGCTTCTGGGGGAGCTGGAAGACGCCTGGAAAGCAGTCACTAAAGCTCCACCATAGCTCCCCAGATCTGGCCCTCTTTAGGAGGCCCTTTTCCATCTCCCATTTTCTACCCTCTGAGGCTCCCCGAGTTTGGAGGAACCACCTGGAATCTGTGCCCTTGGTCAGGGTCCAGAACCTCACCCCTGGCACTGGCGCAGACATGTTAACGGTCTTGCAGCACAGCAGGAAGGCCATGGACCTTTGTTCTGCTTGTGAGGCTACGTATATACAAATGTTAGTCACGTCGATTAACCTGAAGTTGCTAGTCCCTTGGCTCCCTTTGGTAGGCCAGTTCTGTTGTATCTGCATTTCATTAAAGACTTCTACACaagccttattttaaaaataatcttgggCCATGGGTTTCATGCCTCCTTGTTCCTGTGTAGTATAGATGGAAGAGGTGTAGTCAGTCATCACTTCATAAACGTGGTTCTTCTAATGGGGTCCTCTATGCATCACGGGACTGGGCAGGTGAATTCCTCACAGTTCAGATAGGTCATCAGTAAACACATCACTTCATGACAGTCATTTTGAATTGGA
This genomic interval from Bubalus bubalis isolate 160015118507 breed Murrah chromosome 23, NDDB_SH_1, whole genome shotgun sequence contains the following:
- the LCOR gene encoding ligand-dependent corepressor isoform X5 encodes the protein MVKLCTHHQKQFIRVLNDLYTESQPGSEDLQSSDSGAMDASICDAGCAQLGTRHAEKDALCLNMKSSTSVDLPIDSGGSHSPPHLTEQALKEPLPETNSVDGREKTLTIVQKDSSELPTTKPNSMDNSTLGYLTAPNSSSLNFHRISKNPEGQTTEQEQDTDVKICEDGKDHVQSTALVENLIAVKAAAENNEESNSCIVSQRNSFKALSEEAWDSGFMGNSPRTADKENALQCSSKTPLRQDLEACEQDSRPKQENHLHSLGRNKMGYHLQPSDKSQFDHSKDGWLAPSPMPPVHKASNGHSRTKMIPTSIKTARKSKRASGLRINDYDNQCDVVYISQPITECHFENQRSILSSRKTARKSTRGYFFNGDCCELPTVRTLAKNLHSQEKASCSTVASEAVVTPKQTLVTSAPQPTVEVEHPREDKPEEPSKETTPLTEGDRDASPEKESQEPEVCLVMNNVNPSGSPTSKETAASSPVWPLPAHLPEENPPEGSSMVSAPTGSEMSSPERDQQPAEVLSTEETSVPQVCPLLPSAESISEGGSDDVAPRPASPPETAEKEESPLCSESQSPSAGLDPPMSPGKAEEEPSVATEAETEDAQELDTDPLSKESSTLTNENPSEIEESEAAGGTEKLEGEDGDVKHPSEKDACDQNTESPEENLDKKKKGRKFLEASDRCLRSQLADSSSAERCLKNQSSDSSSLSADVKVSKSSGAKRSKKEGYPVGTTPESFPTEGCHTKAPEDTENPVVNEKTPEKDAEQEVEAGGVITRQTLKNMLVKEVKGEEGSLFPSSDPLATVGHPLPGEKLEIYVQSKLGENSTQELSESIPCTFPEQSQGKPGPVPAKETEEAVNETDSADSQHKDGDSDDVPSSTLGSSSSGNADTAVPPKWAPRLTRLTSSTYNLRHTHSLDSLDTIKVTSEKEAAQGSPIPKEKAASESGDPIDEGDVDTVVDEQPKFVEWCAEEENQELIANFNAQYMKVQKGWIQLEKEAQPTPRARNKSDKLKEIWKSKKRSRKCRGSLEVQKFSPVQMLFMTNFKLSNVCKWFLETTETRSLVIVKKVNTRLPGDIPPVKHPLQKYPPSSLYPSSLQAERLKKHLKKFPGATPAKNNWKTQKLWAKFRENPDQVEPEDGSDVSLSSSPEESVEEAKEGRSSHPPTSSPTPASTRILRKYSNIRGKLRAQQRLIRNEKVESPVGPAVESKQSCKSVCINPLMSPKLALQVGADGFPIKPKSPDATKARKGKQVPEVLPKAEVQNKRRRTEGGSTQDRKDKGPAMKASKERHVDGSTRISAAKKPAARDRSSQLPKKTSSKENKVKIPKKSPGKSCPPSRKEKENANKRPTQPSASDPVTKSAKQKGAGESSSRPQKATNRKQSSGKTRARPSTKTPENSAAQRKRKLKAKLDSSHSKRRRLDAK